The following proteins come from a genomic window of Aequorivita marisscotiae:
- a CDS encoding O-antigen translocase: MKIPESIKGNILLKMTSLNAGVIGVRLVISLFIQRLLAEIVGEAGIAKIGSLRNLLEMLSSFASVGIFSGVVKYVAEYQNNKEQLQKLFSTTFVFTVLGTIVVSAVLFIGSDYLSTTIFESSDYIYLIKLLAVMVPFISMYRIFNGIVNGLSRYKKLAGIDLFSYIISAILTVVLLLTNNIDGALIAIAITPALQFFVLLFIFIKVLREYVQFSQLTFKMPMAKGLLAFSLMSFFSTVLLNYVEIDIRVMIQNRININDAGIWTAMTNISKNYMVFSSAIFTLYVLPKFASIHNKNDFKAELFNIYKTLLPLFGVGMLLIYFLRDYVIMIIYPDFHGMESLFKWQLLGDFIRLAALVLGYQFLAKKMVRNFIFSEVLSLALFYGFAYYFVDIYGVEGVVIAHFLRYFIYFFVVLYLVFRYFKKQRKKES, encoded by the coding sequence TTGAAAATTCCAGAATCCATAAAGGGAAATATACTTTTAAAGATGACTTCTTTAAACGCAGGAGTTATTGGTGTACGATTGGTTATTTCTCTTTTTATTCAGCGATTATTGGCTGAAATTGTTGGAGAGGCAGGGATTGCAAAAATAGGCTCGTTGCGCAATCTATTAGAGATGCTCAGTTCGTTTGCATCTGTAGGAATATTTAGTGGGGTTGTAAAATACGTTGCGGAATATCAAAATAATAAAGAACAACTTCAGAAGCTTTTTTCTACAACATTTGTATTTACCGTTCTTGGAACTATTGTAGTTTCTGCCGTTCTTTTTATAGGTTCGGATTATTTAAGTACAACTATTTTTGAGTCGTCAGATTACATTTATCTTATAAAGTTGTTGGCCGTAATGGTGCCTTTTATAAGTATGTATCGCATTTTTAACGGTATTGTCAATGGGCTTTCACGCTATAAAAAATTAGCCGGAATAGACCTTTTTAGTTATATAATAAGTGCAATTCTTACTGTTGTTTTATTACTTACAAACAATATAGACGGCGCCCTTATTGCAATTGCAATTACCCCCGCGCTACAATTTTTTGTCTTGCTTTTTATTTTTATAAAAGTTCTTCGAGAATATGTGCAGTTTTCACAACTCACCTTTAAAATGCCTATGGCCAAAGGATTATTGGCTTTTTCGCTAATGTCGTTTTTTTCAACGGTATTGTTAAATTACGTTGAAATAGATATTCGTGTAATGATCCAAAACCGCATTAATATTAACGATGCAGGTATTTGGACTGCAATGACCAATATTTCTAAAAACTACATGGTTTTTTCAAGTGCAATTTTTACGCTTTATGTGCTTCCAAAGTTTGCAAGCATTCACAATAAAAATGATTTTAAGGCAGAGCTCTTCAATATTTACAAAACATTATTGCCGCTTTTTGGAGTAGGAATGTTGCTTATTTATTTCCTTCGCGATTACGTAATTATGATAATCTACCCAGATTTTCACGGTATGGAATCGCTGTTTAAATGGCAACTTTTGGGCGATTTTATACGTTTGGCCGCATTGGTTTTAGGATATCAATTTCTGGCTAAAAAAATGGTGCGTAACTTTATTTTTTCCGAAGTGTTATCGTTGGCTCTTTTCTATGGCTTTGCCTATTATTTTGTTGATATTTATGGTGTTGAAGGTGTGGTGATTGCACACTTTTTACGATATTTTATATACTTTTTTGTCGTACTGTATTTGGTTTTCCGATACTTTAAAAAGCAGCGAAAGAAGGAAAGTTAA
- a CDS encoding glycosyltransferase — protein MKILLVGEYSRLHNSLKEGLLALSHEVTLVSTGDAFKNYPSDILLKRKFDSGILKKIKVGLYRLFGLDITSLSLKNQFFQQKEQFKGFDAVQFINESSFGILPKYEKEIISFLKNNNKKLFLLSCGTDYTSVKYAFEKKFRYSILDPLFEGKVSEKDFYPALKYLNPEFEDLHKFTLQNVKGVAASDFDYAIPLQGTEKYYGLIPNPINTKKLQFQPISSKGKIIIFHGINRENYYKKGNDYFEAALKKILQKHPSKVEVITVENVPYLEYIEKYNSAHILLDQVFAYDQGYNALEAMAKGKVVFTGAETEFLEWFNLKEDEVCINTLPDVDYLVKKLENLILNPEKLTRISENARQFIEREHDYISIAKKYLEFWKEA, from the coding sequence AAGGATTATTGGCGCTAAGCCACGAAGTAACGCTAGTTTCAACTGGCGATGCTTTTAAAAATTATCCGTCGGACATTCTGTTAAAGCGCAAATTCGATTCTGGTATTTTAAAAAAAATAAAGGTTGGATTGTACAGACTTTTTGGCTTGGACATTACTTCTCTTTCATTAAAAAATCAATTTTTTCAGCAGAAAGAACAATTTAAAGGTTTTGATGCGGTGCAGTTTATAAATGAAAGTTCGTTTGGGATTTTACCAAAATATGAAAAGGAAATCATTTCATTTTTAAAAAACAACAACAAAAAACTCTTTCTTCTTTCCTGCGGCACCGATTATACCAGTGTGAAATACGCCTTCGAAAAAAAGTTTCGATATTCTATTTTAGATCCACTTTTTGAAGGGAAAGTTTCAGAAAAAGATTTTTATCCCGCATTAAAATATTTAAACCCCGAATTTGAAGATTTGCACAAATTCACTCTTCAAAATGTAAAAGGCGTAGCAGCTTCAGATTTTGATTACGCAATTCCGCTACAGGGAACCGAAAAGTATTACGGGCTAATTCCGAATCCTATAAATACGAAGAAATTACAGTTTCAGCCTATTTCTTCCAAAGGCAAAATCATTATTTTTCACGGCATAAATCGGGAAAATTATTATAAAAAAGGAAATGATTATTTTGAAGCGGCACTTAAAAAAATACTGCAAAAACACCCTTCAAAAGTTGAAGTAATTACAGTTGAAAACGTGCCGTATTTGGAGTATATTGAAAAATATAATTCGGCACATATTCTCTTAGACCAAGTGTTTGCGTACGACCAAGGTTATAATGCGTTGGAAGCAATGGCAAAAGGAAAAGTGGTTTTTACCGGTGCCGAAACCGAGTTTTTGGAATGGTTTAATTTAAAGGAAGACGAAGTGTGTATAAATACGCTTCCGGACGTAGATTATTTGGTTAAAAAGCTTGAAAACTTAATTTTAAATCCAGAAAAACTAACGCGTATCTCAGAAAATGCCCGGCAGTTTATTGAGCGCGAACACGACTATATTTCCATCGCCAAAAAATATTTAGAATTTTGGAAAGAAGCTTAA